The DNA region TGGGCTTAATGGAGTACAACTGTTCATACATAGGTACATTAAAGGAAAAGAAGGATTTTATTGTAGGCGTTAAGGTACCTGTAACAACACTCTGTCCATGCTCTAAAGAAATTTCTGACCGCGGAGCACATAATCAGCGTTCAATTGTGAGCATTCAAATACGGTCAAAAAAGCTTGTCTGGATTGAAGAATTAATTGAATATGCAGAAGAGTCAGCATCAAGCCCTGTTTATTCCCTATTAAAAAGGGTTGATGAAAAAGTAGTGACAGAGCAGGCTTATGATAATCCCATGTTTGTTGAAGATGTTGTAAGAGAAGTTGCACAAAAGCTTGAAAATGATCATAGAGTTTTCTGGTACAAGGTTGAATCTGAAAATTTTGAATCCATACACAACCATAATGCTTATGCTTCAATAGAGCGGACAAAGTAGCAGCACCGGAGAAAAATCCGACAGATGAAATTTAATATTGAAAAGCAGTGGAGAGAGATATAATTTGCGAATCTGGAACAGGATAGATCAATATTTTAAACATAATATACTTAGATTTTTTGAAAAGATCGCCGCAAGGAAGCTGCTGAGCCCGGATCAGATCAACTGGGATCATGTAAATAGTATACTTATTGTCCGGCCTCATGATCAGTTAGGGGATTTCCTGCTTTCGTCTGCAGCATGGCGTGCCGTAGGAAAAGCTTTTCCTCATCTTAGAACAGGCCTTGTTGCGAGAAGCTATGCGGCAGATGCAGCACTGAACCACCCTTACATTGATGAGCTTATAATATTTTACGAAAGTGGATTCCAGTGGAACTTCCGGCGTATGGCGTTTTTCTGGAAAAACCTGTACAAGAGATGGGACATGGCTATTGTACT from bacterium includes:
- a CDS encoding GTP cyclohydrolase I FolE2, whose translation is MIDIQNQPDYRNLSIDQVGVKNLVYPITVRDRVNKVQHTVGSINMYVSLPHNFRGTHMSRFIEILNEYHRNLHIDTVEHIMHNMKEKLNAEEAHMEVRFPYFIEKKAPASGALGLMEYNCSYIGTLKEKKDFIVGVKVPVTTLCPCSKEISDRGAHNQRSIVSIQIRSKKLVWIEELIEYAEESASSPVYSLLKRVDEKVVTEQAYDNPMFVEDVVREVAQKLENDHRVFWYKVESENFESIHNHNAYASIERTK